From the Solanum lycopersicum chromosome 10, SLM_r2.1 genome, one window contains:
- the CaM3 gene encoding calmodulin 3, which produces MADQLTDDQISEFKEAFSLFDKDGDGCITTKELGTVMRSLGQNPTEAELQDMINEVDADGNGTIDFPEFLNLMARKMKDTDSEEELKEAFRVFDKDQNGFISAAELRHVMTNLGEKLTDEEVDEMIREADVDGDGQINYDEFVKVMMAK; this is translated from the exons ATGGCAGATCAGCTCACCGATGATCAGATCTCTGAGTTCAAGGAGGCTTTCAGCCTATTCGACAAGGACGGAGATG GTTGCATTACAACTAAGGAGCTTGGGACTGTGATGAGGTCGTTGGGACAGAACCCAACTGAAGCTGAGCTCCAGGACATGATAAATGAAGTGGATGCTGATGGTAATGGAACCATCGACTTCCCCGAGTTTTTGAACCTCATGGCCAGGAAGATGAAGGATACAGACTCAGAGGAGGAGCTAAAGGAGGCATTCAGAGTGTTTGACAAGGACCAGAATGGGTTCATCTCTGCTGCTGAGCTCCGTCATGTGATGACTAACCTTGGTGAGAAGCTCACTGATGAAGAAGTTGATGAAATGATCAGAGAGGCTGATGTCGATGGCGATGGACAAATTAACTACGATGAGTTTGTTAAGGTCATGATGGCCAAGTGA